A stretch of DNA from Chloroflexota bacterium:
ACTGGTGAGACTACAGCGTCGCGCAGCGACTGCAGGATCGTAGGCGGGGCTTTCAAGCCCCGACGCGGCGGCACGACGCGCTCAACATACGATTGCACTGGTAGCAGCATCAGGGCGATGGCATGTTCATTGGTGTACCCGATGCATCATGGAACGGGCGGTCGGGGACTGAAGTCCCCGCCTACAGTCATTCAGTCGCTGCGCGACGGACACCGGAAACGGCGTCGTCTGGTGAGACCGGGGCGTCGCGCAGCGACTGCAGGATCGTAGGCGGGGCTTTCAAGCCCCGACGCGGCGGCACGACGACATCAACATGCAATCGCCCTGCAGGCCGACAGCCTATCCTTGGCCCCAGATGAAGCGGCGAGCACCATCACACAGGCCGCCGAAGGAGGACGTCGATGTCTCAGGAGATCCAGCCCGGGCTGATCGGCGAGGTCGCGCGAACCGTCACGCCCTCCGATCTCGCCAGCGCCGTTGGCTCAGGGCGGCTGGACGTGTTCGGGACGCCGGCCATGCTGGCACTGGTCGAGCTCGCCGCCGTCAACGCCGTAGACCACCTGCTGCCCGACGGCTCGACGACGGTCGGCACGCGGCTGGACGTCCGGCACCTGTCACCGTCGCCGCTGGGCATCGAGGTCCGGGCGCGCGCCGAGTTGACGGCCGTCGAGGGCCGCAAGCTGAGCTTCCTGGTCGAAGCGTTCGACGCGGTCGAGAAGATCGCCGAGGGCACCCACGAGCGGTTCATCGCCGATGGCGCGCGCCTGCTGGCCCGCGCCGAGGCCAAACTGCCGAAGACCTAGCAGGCACGGCATCGCGCTCAGTTGCCGCTCCGGCTCGAAACGTGTATCGGGCCGACGCAGTCACTATGCCCTCACACCAAACACACTGGAATGCAACGAAACTGCAAACATTTCTACACATTTCAGGGGCAGCCATCTCGGCTGCCTCATTCTGTCGTTATGGTCTGCGGGTCAACGATGACGGCCTGCGAAGTCCGGAATACAACCTTCACAGTGGAGAGTGATTCGAACATGCGTCGCCTGTTTTTCAGCCGCCTCGGCGGTGCGATGCTCGCGTTGGCGCTGGTCATCGGGAGCGTCTCGACGGCGTTTGCCGATCCGCGTGACTTTGTCCTGAACAATGCCACCGGCCGGGTTATCACCGAGGTCTACGTGACGCCGTCCAACCTGGACGACTGGGGCGAGGACATCCTCGGGCAGGACGTGCTCGAAGCCGGTCAGAGCGTGACCATCAAGTTCTCGCGCTTCAAGGAAGGCGACTGCTACTACGACGTCAAGGTGATCGTGGTGGACGGTGGCGAGGGTGAGCTGAATCAGGTCAACCTCTGCGAGACCCAGACCGTCACCTTCAACTGAGGACGGCTGGCTCATCCACAGCGCAGACAACAGAAGCGAGGGCTGCCGCCATGGCAGTCCTCGCTTCTTTCCGGTCCGGGCTGCGCCGGTCAGGTCCGCCGTCAGACGGGTGGGCGCTCCAGCGGACGAGCGAAGCTGAGCTCGTGGCCATCCGGGTCCGTCAGGTGGAAGTAGCGCTCGCCCCAGGGCGCATCCGCCGGCGGGAACTGCGGTGAGAGACCGCCAGCAATGGCGCACTGGTACGCGGCGTCGACGTCCGAGACGTGGAAGATCACGCGCCCCCACCAGCCCAGCTCCCGCTCACGCGGGACCAGGATAATGTTCAGGTAGCTGCTCCCATGCGTCAGCTCGCCAGCCCGAAAACTCGTGAAGTCGGCGTCCTCGCCGCCGTAGTGAATCGGGAAGCCCAGCGCACGATAGAAGCGAACAGACCGCGCCATGTCGTGGGTTGCCAGGGTGATCGCGCTCACCGCCTCAAGCGCGAACGTCGGCCGGCCCGCCTTCCGACCCTCGACCTCCTGCGTGATAGCCATAGCTCACATCCCTTCTGCCGCTGAGTTCAGGATACGGCCGAACACGCGCGCGCGTATACCAAAAAACGACGGATCTCTCCGTCGTGATGCAGGCCGAGGCATCGAATCACACGAAGTCTGGCCCGGCGAGGCCGATCCCTCGACCCCGTACACGGATGAGGGGGCGGCGCCACCGGGCCGGTCTGTGCGAATCGGTGGGGACTGATCTCAGTCGAAGAACCCGGCATCCTCCGGCTTGAGGTACTGCCGCGCCTTCTCGGTATCGATCTCGATGCCCAGTCCTGGCCGATCCCAGACGGTGATGTGGCCGTCTTGCACGATCGGGTCCGGGAGGCCCTTGACGATGTCGTACCACCAGGCCGGCTTGCCGTAGGGGTACTCGAACGCGATGAAGTTGTGAGGCATGGCCGCCGAGACCTGCACGAGCGCCGCCAGCCCGATGACGCCGTCGAAGACGCCGTGCGGGGCCATCATGATGCCGTGGAGGTCGGCGTACTCCGCGATCCACTTCAGCTCGGCGATGCCGCCAACATCCTCCGGGTCCGGCCCCACGACGTTGATCGCCTGACGCTCAATCAAGTCCTTGAAGTTGTGGCGCAGGTAGATCTGCTCGCCGGTGTGGATCGGCGTGGTGGTGTTCCAGGTCACGTCGCGGTAGACCTCGGCGCTCACATACGGGGTGTA
This window harbors:
- a CDS encoding thioesterase family protein — protein: MSQEIQPGLIGEVARTVTPSDLASAVGSGRLDVFGTPAMLALVELAAVNAVDHLLPDGSTTVGTRLDVRHLSPSPLGIEVRARAELTAVEGRKLSFLVEAFDAVEKIAEGTHERFIADGARLLARAEAKLPKT
- a CDS encoding VOC family protein, whose amino-acid sequence is MAITQEVEGRKAGRPTFALEAVSAITLATHDMARSVRFYRALGFPIHYGGEDADFTSFRAGELTHGSSYLNIILVPRERELGWWGRVIFHVSDVDAAYQCAIAGGLSPQFPPADAPWGERYFHLTDPDGHELSFARPLERPPV